DNA from Pelodiscus sinensis isolate JC-2024 chromosome 1, ASM4963464v1, whole genome shotgun sequence:
TAACAGTCATCATAGActtataaagaacaaatcgtgtcaaactaATCCGATACCTTTCTTTGACAAGataacaagctttgtggataagggagaaggtggacgtggtatacctagactttagtaaggcatttgatacagtcttgcatgacctccTTATCAACAAACCAAAGAAATACAACGTAAATGGACTATAATGATTTGGGTGCATAGCTTGTTGGATAATAGTTCTCAGAGAGTAGATATCAGtgaagtggggttctgcaggaatcAATTGTGGGACCAGTTCtgctcaatattttcatcaaccatgtagataatggcacagagtatgcttataaagccTGCAGTTGATACTAAGCTGGGAAGGGCtgcgagtgctttggaggataagatcaAAATTCTAAATGATCTTGCAGTAcatgggatgaaattcaacaggcacaaatgcaaagttctccatttaagctatgtctagactgcggagtttttccaggatactgaaggtatcctggaaaaacttggccatgtccagggaacacgtccgctttttcggaacagtttccaagAAAGCAGgcgtgttctttcggcatccctgtattcctcattttatgaggaataagggatgttctgaaagaggaggtttttccaaaatttggcccagtgttggaaaagcctcttctgaaaaaacaagcagaaaaaggtacgcaattgtggtttgcaatttgtgtatctccccccgccccggcagaGCCTAAGGAAGGagcaatccatttcacacatacagaatgggaagtgactgtctaggaagggatctaagggtcacagtggaccacaatctAAATATGAGCCAAGTgtttgacactgttgcaaaaaaaaaaagcaaaagcaaaaaaaaaaagcatgcaaACACCATTCTGGGATTGATTAACAGGCTGTAATTTTTtccctctactctgtgctgattacggtcttaactggagtattgtgtccagttctgggcaccacattacaAGAAACATATGTACAAACTGGTAAAGGTCCAGAGTAGAGCATCAAAAAtttttaaaggtctagaaaacatgagctatgaagaaagactgaaagtttttggttttaagtttgaatgaaaggggatatgatagcagtgttcaagtacctaaaagggtgttgtcgcagggaaaagggaaaaacattttttctccttAGCCTGcggtgacaggacaagaagcaatgggcttacattgcaacTCGGGAACTCAAGGTTGGACATAAAAAAGTCTTCCAAATTGtcacggtggttaaacactgaaataagttgcctggggagatggtggaatctctatcactggagatgtttaagaacagGGTCGACAGAGCTtggctctttcacaaaagcagagGAATGGACGTGATGACCCCTCAAATTACCTTCCAGCTTTTGTACTgtatcgttctatgattctacgtggTGACagacattttgatttttgtttcacTCTGATTTTAAGCAACCAAAGGAATGGGGAACTCCCTACAGGATGGAGTCTCTAGCCAGGAATACAAGTTATTAGGGAACAATGGGTCATAAACAGCAGTATCTATTGGCTCATGAAGTGCTATCAAACATGGAATTCTTAGGGTCAGttttttattattcatttttCTTAATAATGAAAATAGCCGTTTTAAGTGTGTGAGGAGCAATCATTCTGCTTACCCCATGAGAATGTCCCGCAGTTTGTAGAATCTCCTATTAACATTGTCTTCCCATACAGGTATTTCTACGGTAACTATCACCTGAGACTCTAGGGACACACAGGAAGTCAGAGAAACGTACGGTACATGCAGGAGACTTTGTTCTGCCTCAGATTTGGACCCAGTCTCGCTGcctccatgtcagattccaacacaaccatcttcaccaacccctccaccttcatcttgcggggcattcctggcctggagacagcccatgtctggatctccatccccttctgtgccatGTACATCATAGCCATCTTGGGGAAcatcaccatcctgttcattgtgaaaacagagccgagcctccatgagcccatgtactatttcctctgcatgctggccgtcatCGACTTAGTCCTCTCTACGTCCGTCCttcccaaaatgctgagcatcttctggttcaattctagGGCAAtcaatttcagtgcctgcctcacccagatgttcttcattcattGTGTTTCATCAACAGAGTCTGGGATCTTTGTGGCCATGGCatttgatcgctacgtggccatctgtgatcccctgagacattccaccatcctgacaaacacCATGGTGGTCAAGACTGGCCTAGCCATGATGTTTCGTGGCAGCGTGCTCGTAATGCCCTATCCCATCCTCGCAAGTCTGCGGCcttattgcagaaccaacatcatcccccacaTATACTGTGAGCACATGGCCGTGGTGAAGTTGGCCTGCGCTGACGTCACCATCAGTAATTACTACGGCCTCTCTGTGCTCCTCGGTGTCCATGGACTGGATGTGATTTTCATTGCCATGTCCTATACcctgatcctcagggccatcttcagactccctatgaaggacgcccggctcaagacttttgggacttgcagctcccacctctgcgccATCGTAACATTTTACATCCCAATGATCTTCACTTCTCTCATGCACCGGTTTGGCCACAGCGTGGCCCTGCCTTTCCACATTTTCTTTGCCAACATTTACCTCTTGGtgccccccatgctaaaccccGTCATCTACGGCGTGAGGACCAAGCAAATCCGGGACCGGCTACTCTGGCTCTTGAGTCTTAAAAGAACCTAAAGTTTTCTCCTGGTGCTCTGGCTCTCAGACCCTGCTCCGTGCAGAGCTGGCTAGGGACACACAGTTTGGTTCTTCTCACTAAGTCATTTCCTGGATGGTCAGGGGCCCATTGAAACCCTTCACCGTGCTGTGTCAGCAGGAAAGTTGGGGAATTGGTCTGTGCACAACTCAGTAACATGTAAGATTGTGACCTTCTTACTGCTAATAAATGGACCGTGATTGCCCACCCCTTCCCTTGCTGTTCCCTCTAGgccctgcccccttgctcccCTTGCCTTCTAAGGTCCATCCCCTCAAGTTCGCTCCACTAGTCTCCTTCCCTGTCACTCAATAATTCTGCCCTAGTTCCCTCCCCCAACAGCTGGGTTCCCTCTGCTCTGGACCTGGGCTGAGAGCTGCCACAGCCTGACCGGGAGCCCGTATTGAGGGCTGGGCGGACTCAGCACTGGTGCCAACAGGCCCGTCAGGAGCCGAGGGATGTCAGGAAGCCACATGAGGAAAGCTGAaggttgggagcaggggaggtGCAGCTTGTGGGCCGCAACGTTCAGCTACAAAGTCCTGAGGGCAGAGATCtttgtgtgacttttttttaGCTTTCAGATCCCTGTTGTtactgctggagggggcctgtaGCACCCAGGGATGCTCTAGAGCTGGGGTGAGGAACTTTTTGGGTCGGAGCTGCTGACCTACAGGACAATGAGTCGGGGGCTGcagacaagtgagaagaaaataaaacaacccccctccccaaaaacaataaaaccccaaccctcactgacgttGCCCCTGATGGAGAAGGAGAACGACACTCccccattcccctcgcacaccagagcctacaggGGCTCAGGCTAAGAGATGTTACGTGGAGTGGGGTGGTGGAGGGATGGatcgccagcatgggctccccgatgctggggtgggagccccaagcctcaggagcTGGATCTTGGCAAGCCaggtgttacccaccagctctgtgattcttggggaaccagaacatggtcacctgtcagccttgtgctcttggggagccagggagtgacattcatgggaaaccatccccctccctcaggcctctgctagaatcaaagacaaagcaaagaaaaggccggggaagacacacctagctgcttcagacaagggggatacaattaaggaaacaccccagcctcgtttgcattaaagatggaacagagggacatctcattagcatacagaatggagagcagctcttccaaggcaggaaccgcactgaactatgggacaccgaaagcagagaagcacggcctgatgggaaatccctgcaccagatgctaatgaacccaggcctgctcacacccaaattagtcattatcagaccaattctagtaacgatcctattgacatctaaaatactcaaactgcctagttgcattgtgagctccttcaaggaacatcacccataaccaggggtgatcagtctctattgtctctcctctttctctttgaactatccctataaaaactcctctccttgccccaagaaaactgttctgatacctggacttaaactgcatcagttccattgagacttcttcatctcctgtctgatcgtgctgggggctctgtcctgcttgtctcctgccctctggacccccggctcccatcatcatctgggaaccccgctcagtgcaagctccatggagtggtgaggtctctctctttctctctctcatcaactatctctctaagcatagcctcctgaccctgccctgtgtaaactgttatatggttacctaacatttgtaatcagtttcaatttagatttaatattgtaactgtttgatatctattcactactcagaaataaatcactttcattgttaagctggttgcttctctctctttctttctcttttgctcactcttccttaaggggtgttgttttggcttccccattctctctgcaacaacgcttcttgtacccaagcaaaagatccctgtagtgcccaaaatcctgtggggtttgctcatcgtgtggtttactagtgaatgactgtggtgtgaaagttgGGGCAGCCTCGTCCCCACTCTAACATGTCCCAGTGGTGAGGAAAGTGGCCCTGCCCTACCCCATGCGGAAAGCGTCCTGGCCCCTCAGGAATGGCAGGGCAGGAATtctgctacccctcccccccaggctggaGCGCAGGAATGCCCCTCCTCACTGCCCATGGAAGATGCTGGAGCCAGAAAGCGCCCCAGggccccaccccagcacctgcACCGCAGCGACACCTCTGTCCCCGCGGGAAGTCCTCCCCCATAATGCCCAgcccatctccccccacccctgccctgagccccctcacatgTCCAACCTGCACCCGCCAGGGCCTGCCgtctgccctcagccccgcccccacaggccTCCTCGCACCCCGTCCAAATGCAGAGAGTGATCCGACAGGGTGcgtggggcaggaaagggctaaCTTCAGTGGGCTGGGGAGCGGTAAGGACAGCTCTGAGCAGTGGGGACACTGAACACGGAGATGCCGTTTCCTCTTGCACATCACAGAAGAACTAGGGCGTCCGAGGGGGAAACGATTAGTCTGTAACCGGGAAAACATGAAAAACAACGGGCGGTcccgcagcaccttagagacccaCCAAACCtgtcgatggtatcatgggcGCTCCTGGaaacagcccacttcagatgaaggAACTAGGGGTGAAGTGTAGGTGTGCGCAGCCTCCATGGCCATGAGCAGGCAGAGGGCAAGAGAGCTGGAATCTCTTAATGGCGGCTGTGTTCCGCTCACTCCCTCTGACGCATGTGGTGTTGACGCTGTCGGCGACATGGCgctgggctagatgcacctttggtttTACCCAGCATGGTCATTCTGATGTTTTGTATAGACCCTACAGCTTTCTGCtctcctgctgtaacccactagaccctgCTACCCTCTCACAGCTAGGCGAGAACCTAAGACCCATGCCGGGGTCTTTCTCTTCAGAACGTTAGTAGTAAAGTAAGCATATCTATTAATTTTTTCACCCTAACCAGTGTCCATGAAGTGCCTTGCCACAAAACTGGTCAGAACCTGATAGTGTGAGAGCTGAGGGTATCttacatgtatttattttatttgtatttatatagCAATGAGCTGTAATGTACCTGAGCGCTAATTGCTAATGTACCTGAGagctaactgctaagttatcTACCAAAATCTAGAGTTTCCCAGTGACTAAGCAGCCCCTGAATTCACAGTTACAGTTGCCATTACTACCAACATCTGTGATTGCCCCCTTGAAGTCAGGGGTGGGAGAAGACTCCAGTGAGTGACACGGGAAGGGGAAACAAGGAGTAAATTACAAGAGCAGGGCCTTGGTGAAAAATATGAAGAAAAGGAGCTGAGGATGATAAAAGAGGAGCAGTAAGGGAAGGCAAATAGgacgctaggaattattaggaaagggatagaaaataagacccagaatatcttactgcccctgtataaaactatggtacgcccacatcttgaatactgtgtacagatgtggtctcctcacctcaaaaaagatattttggccttagaaaaggttcagaaaagggcaactaaaatgattaggggtttggaacgggtcccatatgaagagaggttaaagcgactgggacttttcagtttagaaaagaggagcctgaggggggatatgatagaggtctataaaatcatgagtggtgtggagagggtgaataaagaaaagttatttattagttcccataatagaagaactagaggacaccaaacgaaattaatgggtagcaggtttaaaacgaataaaagaaagttctttttcacacagcatgtagtcaacctgtggaactccttgccagaggaggctgtgaaggctaggactataatagagtttaaagagaagctagataatttcatggaggttaggtccataaaaggctattagccaggagataaaatggtgtccttggcctctgtctgtcagaggctggagagggatggcaggagacaaatcgcttgatcatggtcttcggtctaccctctctggggcacctggtgctggccactgtcggcagacaggctactgggctagatggacctttggtctgacccagtaaggccgttttcacgttcttatgttctaagacgTTTGGGGGGGTCCAGGTATCACCATTACAAAGGTTATGACGTACTGCCATTGACCAGTTCATAGTTTGTCGCACTAACACAGCACAGTAAGACGAGGAAAGGACTTAATGTCTTTGACTGTCCAGTCAGTGATTCAGGGAAGGGTCTGGAGAGAATTCAGCGTCAGACCCAGAGCACCACGAGCAAACCTCACGCCCTTTTCTGATTAAAGATGAGATGCAACCTGTCCCGGATCTGCttggtcctcaccccatagatgatggggtggAGCATGGGGGGCACCACCAGATACACATTGGCAATGAGAATATGGATATGCAGGGGTATGTTCTGGCCAAATCGGTGCGTGATAACGGAGAAGAGAGCTG
Protein-coding regions in this window:
- the LOC102457433 gene encoding olfactory receptor 52M1-like, with product MSDSNTTIFTNPSTFILRGIPGLETAHVWISIPFCAMYIIAILGNITILFIVKTEPSLHEPMYYFLCMLAVIDLVLSTSVLPKMLSIFWFNSRAINFSACLTQMFFIHCVSSTESGIFVAMAFDRYVAICDPLRHSTILTNTMVVKTGLAMMFRGSVLVMPYPILASLRPYCRTNIIPHIYCEHMAVVKLACADVTISNYYGLSVLLGVHGLDVIFIAMSYTLILRAIFRLPMKDARLKTFGTCSSHLCAIVTFYIPMIFTSLMHRFGHSVALPFHIFFANIYLLVPPMLNPVIYGVRTKQIRDRLLWLLSLKRT